CGAGCGCGGCGCCTTCACCGGCGCGGTGCGCCGCAAGCTCGGGCGCTTCGAGCTCGCGGACGGCGGCACCCTCTTCCTCGACGAGGTGGGGGAGATTCCCGCGAGCGTGCAGACGAAGCTCTTGCGCGTGCTGCAGGAGCGCACCTTCGAGCGCGTGGGCGGCGAGGAGACGCTGCACGTGGACGTGCGCGTGGTGAGCGCCACCCACCGCGACCTGCAGGCGGAGGTGAAGGCGGGGCGCTTCCGCGAGGACCTCTACTACCGCATGCACGTGGTGCCGCTCACCGTGCCGCCCTTGCGCGAGCGCCCCGAGGATCTGCCGCTGCTCGCGCGCCACTTCGTGCAGAAGCACGGCCCGCGCGTGAACCGGCGCGTGCAGGGGCTCACCGAGGGCGCGCTCGCGGCGCTCGCGCGCCACGCCTGGCCGGGCAACGTGCGCGAGCTGGAGAACGTGGTGGAGCAGGCGCTGGTGTTCGCCGAGGGCGAGCTGCTCACCGAGGCGGACCTCCCCTCGCACCTCGCCCCCGCCGCGCCCTCGCGCGCGCTCGGGGCCCTGCCCGTGCCCTCCGGGGACCGGCCGCTGCCGGACATCCTCGAGGACCTCGAGCGCCAGCTCATCGCGCGCGCCTACGAGCGCGCGGGCGGGGTGAAGACCGAGACGGCGCGGCTGCTCGGGATCAAGACGAGCGCGCTGTACTACAAGCTGGAGAAGTACGGCTTCCTGCCCCGCGGCGAGCCGCACGAGTAGGTGCGGGTGCGCGCCCCTCCCGCGCCCACCCCCCTCGGAAATCCGCCGCCCCGCGACTTTTTGCCGTCCGCCCCCGGCCTCCTGCCCCAGACCCCGGGGCAGGCCGGCGGCCAACCCCCCGGACTTCCCCGCCCGCGCCGCCCCCCGCGCCGGGCCCTTCCGTGGCACCATCCTTGCTCACCCCCTGCCACCCGTGATGCCGCGCCGCCCCCTGCTCGCCCTGCTGCTCGCCCTCGCCCTGGTCCCGGCCGGCGCGCGCGCGGCCGCTCCGGACGCGGGCACGGCAGGGGCCCCGGGCACTGCGGCTCCGGGCGCGCCAGGAGCGCTCGCGCGGGCGCGCAGCGAGGCGGCCGAGGCGCGCGCAGCGCTCGCGGCGCTGCGCTCGCGCCAGGCGGCGCTGCGCACCGAGCTCAACGCGCTGGGGGCGCGCATCGAGGAGCTGAAGGCGGAGCGCCAGGGCAAGCTGCGCACGGGCGACGAGCTGGAGGGCGCGCTGCGCCGCTCGCAGGAGCTCTCCGAGGAGCTGTCGCGGCTCGCGCAGCAGGCCTCGGCGGCGGAGGGCGCGAGCCGCACCCGCGCGCTCGCGCTGCACGCGGCGCTGGGCGCGGAGCTGCAGCGGCTGCGCGCGGCGTGGGAGGCCACGCCCGAGCGCGAGGCGCGCGAGGCGCTGCTCGCGCAGATGCGCACCCTGCGCGCCGAGCGCGACGGGGTGCGCGCCGCGCTGCCCGCCGGGGAGCTGCCCGCGCTCGCGGCCGAGGGACCGGCCAGCACGGACGACCCCGAGGACCTGCTGCAGCAGGCGGACGCGCTGCGCGACTCGCGCGACAAGGTGCGCCAGCGCCTCGCCGTGCTGCAGGGCCACATCGCCGAGCTGCGCGAGGCGCGCGACCTCGAGCGGCGCATGAGCGACTTCCTCGGCGACGAGGCGATGTTCGACGAGCAGGACCGGCGCCTCAACGTGCGGCGCGAGGGCGGCAGCGCCCTGCGCGTGGAGCGCACGCCGCCCACCGGCGGAGGCCAGGTCGGCGCCGGCGACCCGGGCGAGCCTGCCCCGATCGTCGCCACCCCCGCGCCCACACCGCCCGGCGCCCCGGACCAGCCCCCGCCGCCCACCTCCTCGCCCGCGGGCGCGCCCTCCCCCACCTCCAGCGCGCGCGACCTGCGCCCGCAGGTGGGCGGGGTGCGCGCACAGGCGCTCGCGGGCGGAGCCCCCGAGGACCTGGGACAGCTGGAGGCCGAGGCAGCGCGGCTCGACGCCCTGGCGCGCGAGCTGGAGCGGCGCGCGGCGGCGCTCGAGGCGCGAGGCCGGGAGCGCGAGTAGCGCGCGCGACAGCAGCTTCACCTTCACCGCGAGGGAGACCACGGCCTGCAGGCGCACGTCAGAGGGCGGAACGCGGCCCTTGCCGCGCACGACGATGCTCCTGGTGGGCGCGCTGACGTACGGCTGCAGCTCCACCTCGGGCACGTCCAGGAAGGGCGAGCAGGCGCAGGCGAGCAGGAGGAGCAGGGCGCTCGCGCAGGGGGCGCGAGGCAAGCGCAGGGGCGCACGCCCGCAGCCCACCCGCTGCAGAGAAGCGACCGGCCCCCGGGGGGGCGCGCTAAGGTGCGGGGCCGCGTGCGCTCCACCCTCCCGCTCCTGCTGCTGCTGCTCCTCACTGGCCTCGCGCTGCCCGTGCGGGCGCAGGCGGTGCGCGAGGGCAGCCTGCGGCTGAGCGCGGGCACGCTGGTGGACGGCAACGCCCCGCGCGACTTCACCGAGACGGACGGGAGCGGGGCGAGCGCCCAGCCGGACGTGGGGCTGCACCTGCTGGGCAGCGCCGCGGGCCGCTACACCGCCGAGCGCTACCAGCTGGTGGGCCGCTACGACCTGGGCACCAGGCTCTACCTGCGCTACCGCTCGCAGAGCCTGCTGGTGCAGGCGGGCACCGTGGAGGCGAGCCACGCGCTGGGCCCCACCCTGGGCGCCGGGGTGGAGGCGCGCGCGAAGGACCGGCGCGGCGGGGCGCGCGCCTACTCGGACCTGGGGGCGAGCGCCTTCCTCGAGTACGTGCCCGACGTGCGGCTCGACGTGCGCCTGCGCGCCGGCGCCCACCGCTTCGTGTACCGGCCGGACGAGCGCGCGGACTTCGGCGGGCCCGAGCTCTCGCTCACCGGGCGCTACCGCATCGACCGCCGCCACAGCCTCAGCGCCTCGGGGGAGTGGGGGCGGCGGCGCTACGGCGTGGGGGCCCAGAGCGCCCCGGAGCTCGTGAGCCCGGCGCTGGGCCGGCGCGAGGACCAGGAGCTCTCGGCGGGCGTGGGCTACGCGTACCGCGGGCCGGTGGCCCTCTCCTTCGGCTACGGCTTCCAGGAGCTCGCGAGCAACAGCTACGGCGAGACCCTGCTGCGCCACCGGCTCAGCGCGAGCGCCGGGGTGCACCTGCCCCTGCAGTTCACGCTGCTCGCGCAGGGAGCGCTCGTGCTCAGCCACTACCCGGACGGGGTGTTCCTCTCCCCGGACATCATCCTCACCGAGGACGAGGAGGCGCAGAACAACCTCTCCCTGCGCCTCGTGCGCCCCCTCACCCGCTCGCTGGACCTGGAGCTGTCCGGCGGCATCTACGGGACGCGCCTGCCGCGCAACGGCCTGAGCTACACGCGCAGCATGGCGGGCGTGGGGGTGACGTGGAGACTCTGAAGAGGCTGTGAAGCGGCGCTGAGCTAGAGGTCCTCGAGCCGCGCGTCGATGTCCTCGGCGAGGCTCTGGTGGCTCTGGGCGAGCGCGGTGGAGCGCGCCCGGCCGAGCACCTCGCGGGCGCGCTCGGGCTGGCCCGCGCCGGCGTACGCGTCCCCGAGGCTCACGAGGGCGGCCGCGTAGGTGGGGTCCAGCGCCACCGCGCGCTCGAAGCAGCCGGCGGCCTCGGAGAACTCGCGCCGCTCGAGGTAGAGCTTGCCCAGGGAGAAGTGCCCCATGGGCGAGTCGGGGAACTCGGCCACCATCTGCTTGAACTGCTCGAGGCGCGTGTCGCTCATGGACGCGCTCTATAACTCAGCGATAGGGTGTTTGCCCTCATGGCTACGAAGAAGAAGACGTCCCCGAAGAAGAAGGCCCCGGGCTCCACGAAGGCCGGCAAGGCGAAGGGCAAGGCGCAGGCCGCGAAGAAGGCGGCGGCCGCGAAGAAGAAGGCCCCGGCCAAGAAGAGCCTCGCGCGCAAGAAGCCCGCGAAGAAGAAGCTGCCCGCAGGGCTTGCCCCGGTCCCCGCCGGCCCCGCGGAGAACCCGCGCGCCCAGGCGCTCGCGCGCAAGATTGCCCAGCTGGTGCTGGACAAGAAGGCCAAGGACGTCCTCATCCTGGACGTGCGCGGGATGACCTCGTACGCGGACTACTTCGTCATCGCCTCGGGCGAGAGCGACCGCCAGGTGAGCGCCATGGCGGACGGCGTGCTCAGCGAGATGAAGAAGAGCGAGAACCTGCGCCCCATCGGCCACGAGGGCACCGAGACGGGCCAGTGGGTGCTCATCGACTACGGCGAGGTGGTGGCGCACCTGTTCTTCGAGGAGGTGCGCGCCTTCTACGACCTCGAGGGCCTGTGGGCGGACGCCGCCCGCGAGCAGGTGGCCTGAAGGTCCGCGTCCTGAGCGTGGGAAGGGACCGCTCGGGCCTGTACGAGCCCGCGGTCCAGACCTACGCGCAAAGGCTCGCGCACTACACGCGCTTCGAGCTGGTGGAGCTGCCGGAGGCGAGCGGCAAGAAGCTCAAGTCCGGCGACGCGAAGAGCCTGGAGGCCGAGGCCATCCTGCAGCGGCGCAAGCCCCAGGACTGGCTCGTGGCGCTCGACGAGCGCGGCCAGCTGCTCGACTCGGTGGAGCTCAGCCGCTACGTGGGCAAGGCGCAGGGCGGCAGCCGCGACCTGCTCTTCGTCATCGGCGGGGACGAGGGGCTCGCGGACAGCGTGCGCGCGGCGGCGCACCTCACCCTGAGCCTCTCCAGGATGACCCTGCCCCACCGGCTCGCGCGCGTGGTGCTGGTGGAGCAGATCTACCGGGCGTTCACGCTGCTCAAGGGCGAGCCCTACCACAAGTAGGCCGTAGCGCACCCCGGACCCGCTGCATACAGTCAGGCCATGACTTCC
This is a stretch of genomic DNA from Aggregicoccus sp. 17bor-14. It encodes these proteins:
- a CDS encoding sigma-54 dependent transcriptional regulator, which codes for MARILVIDDHDSLREGMTLTLTRAGHSVSAVKSASEGLAAYTKAPFDLVVTDLKMDGMDGIAFTHALRAQAPQAVVLVVTAFGTIETAVRAMQEGAFDFITKPFSPEVLRAKVDKGLELASTRKQVERLSAHAQALAVDAAAGHGAMVGESEPVQRLLAQVRRAAATDATVLVRGESGTGKELVARLLHTLSPRKDGPFVVVHCAALAESLLESELFGHERGAFTGAVRRKLGRFELADGGTLFLDEVGEIPASVQTKLLRVLQERTFERVGGEETLHVDVRVVSATHRDLQAEVKAGRFREDLYYRMHVVPLTVPPLRERPEDLPLLARHFVQKHGPRVNRRVQGLTEGALAALARHAWPGNVRELENVVEQALVFAEGELLTEADLPSHLAPAAPSRALGALPVPSGDRPLPDILEDLERQLIARAYERAGGVKTETARLLGIKTSALYYKLEKYGFLPRGEPHE
- a CDS encoding TetR family transcriptional regulator; the protein is MPRRPLLALLLALALVPAGARAAAPDAGTAGAPGTAAPGAPGALARARSEAAEARAALAALRSRQAALRTELNALGARIEELKAERQGKLRTGDELEGALRRSQELSEELSRLAQQASAAEGASRTRALALHAALGAELQRLRAAWEATPEREAREALLAQMRTLRAERDGVRAALPAGELPALAAEGPASTDDPEDLLQQADALRDSRDKVRQRLAVLQGHIAELREARDLERRMSDFLGDEAMFDEQDRRLNVRREGGSALRVERTPPTGGGQVGAGDPGEPAPIVATPAPTPPGAPDQPPPPTSSPAGAPSPTSSARDLRPQVGGVRAQALAGGAPEDLGQLEAEAARLDALARELERRAAALEARGRERE
- a CDS encoding tetratricopeptide repeat protein — its product is MSDTRLEQFKQMVAEFPDSPMGHFSLGKLYLERREFSEAAGCFERAVALDPTYAAALVSLGDAYAGAGQPERAREVLGRARSTALAQSHQSLAEDIDARLEDL
- the rsfS gene encoding ribosome silencing factor gives rise to the protein MATKKKTSPKKKAPGSTKAGKAKGKAQAAKKAAAAKKKAPAKKSLARKKPAKKKLPAGLAPVPAGPAENPRAQALARKIAQLVLDKKAKDVLILDVRGMTSYADYFVIASGESDRQVSAMADGVLSEMKKSENLRPIGHEGTETGQWVLIDYGEVVAHLFFEEVRAFYDLEGLWADAAREQVA
- a CDS encoding 23S rRNA (pseudouridine(1915)-N(3))-methyltransferase RlmH, which produces MKVRVLSVGRDRSGLYEPAVQTYAQRLAHYTRFELVELPEASGKKLKSGDAKSLEAEAILQRRKPQDWLVALDERGQLLDSVELSRYVGKAQGGSRDLLFVIGGDEGLADSVRAAAHLTLSLSRMTLPHRLARVVLVEQIYRAFTLLKGEPYHK